In a single window of the Halopiger xanaduensis SH-6 genome:
- a CDS encoding ABC transporter ATP-binding protein — translation MLRTDGRGAAIDAEGVELTYADGTEAVKGIDLTIPEGEFFGFLGANGAGKTTTIKTFSTLLSPTAGSITVNGFDVRDEPRRVRETIGYMAQETSVDEELTARENIRFAARAYGVPKSERAERIDELLDLVDLADVGDKQAGEFSGGMKKRLDAATALVHNPPLVFLDEPTTGLDPKARNRLWEYFERINERGTTLFLTTQYLEEADQLCDRIVVILDGEIVAMGSPAELKRRVGGEILDVDIPAGEDAREHAAEIAREGDVFDADADVTVTDGGISVTAERAREHGTDLLVALRDAGITVTGFNIRAPTLDDVFLAITGEELDSKDRSADATDVTEPEVTAE, via the coding sequence ATGTTACGGACGGACGGGCGTGGTGCCGCCATCGACGCCGAGGGCGTGGAACTCACCTATGCCGACGGGACGGAGGCGGTGAAGGGGATCGACCTGACGATCCCCGAGGGCGAGTTCTTCGGCTTCCTCGGCGCGAACGGCGCGGGGAAGACGACGACGATCAAGACGTTCTCGACGCTGTTGTCGCCAACTGCGGGATCAATCACCGTCAACGGCTTCGACGTGCGGGACGAGCCCCGCAGGGTCCGCGAGACAATCGGCTACATGGCTCAGGAGACCAGCGTCGACGAGGAGCTCACCGCCCGCGAGAACATCCGCTTCGCCGCGCGGGCCTACGGCGTCCCCAAGAGCGAGCGTGCCGAGCGCATCGACGAACTGCTCGACTTGGTGGATCTGGCGGACGTGGGCGACAAGCAGGCCGGCGAGTTCTCCGGCGGGATGAAGAAGCGACTGGACGCCGCGACGGCGCTCGTCCACAACCCGCCGCTCGTCTTCCTCGACGAACCGACGACCGGGCTGGATCCGAAGGCACGCAACCGCCTCTGGGAGTACTTCGAGCGCATCAACGAGCGCGGGACGACGCTGTTTCTCACCACGCAGTACCTCGAAGAGGCCGACCAGCTCTGCGACCGCATCGTCGTCATCCTGGACGGCGAGATCGTCGCCATGGGCTCGCCCGCGGAGCTGAAACGGCGGGTCGGCGGGGAAATCCTTGACGTGGACATCCCCGCCGGGGAGGACGCCCGCGAGCACGCCGCCGAGATCGCCCGCGAGGGCGACGTCTTCGACGCCGATGCGGACGTGACCGTCACCGACGGCGGGATCAGCGTCACCGCGGAGCGGGCGCGCGAGCACGGGACGGACTTGCTCGTCGCCCTGCGTGACGCCGGGATTACCGTCACCGGGTTCAATATCCGCGCACCGACGCTTGACGACGTCTTCCTCGCGATCACCGGCGAGGAACTCGACTCCAAGGACCGGTCGGCCGACGCCACTGACGTGACGGAACCGGAGGTGACCGCTGAATGA
- a CDS encoding beta-glucosidase family protein — translation MSDTAALVDDLTLEEKIELLHGSLDPDGKATGYVPANDRVGTPPLKMVDGPLGVRAMGERATAFPSSISLASSWRPDLAREFGAALGRETAAHDQDVLLGPGVNIVRVPHGGRNFEYYSEDPHLTSRVGVGTIDGIQSEGVAATVKHYVANNQETNRYEVSADVSERALREIYLPAFRAAVEEADVLSVMTAYNRVNGTHMSDHERLLTDVLKDEWRFDGVVVSDWWGTRSTGDAALAGLDLEMPGVELKEYIPEEAAEAVDATDDEDGELPPLPDVPAYFGEPLREAAEAGEVDESVLDEKLSRLFGLMEATGCFDDGDREGVLDTEEHRRLAREIAIEGTVMLRNDDALPLAADDSIALVGPNADAAKLGGGGSSEVSAFTETSPLEGLEDRAVDVRFERGVSPIAESSFFDDGDDDDTADEETSIDDAVAAAAEADCAVVVAQDDASEFKDRSDIELPGDQNELISAVADAADRTVVVLRTSGPVEMPWLEAVDAVLETWYPGQTDGEALADVLFGDADPGGRLPVTFGRSAADYPTADEGSFPGVDDVADYDEGVFVGYRHFDEHDLEPLFPFGHGLSYATIEYEDVTVTETDDGVEVAVDLHNASDRAGKEVVQVYAERAAAPVPTPERELAGFEPVSLEAGESTTVTVALEAEDFAYYDEDDGWTVPSGTNGVSVGRSSRDAEATIDVDV, via the coding sequence ATGTCCGATACCGCAGCACTCGTCGACGACCTCACGCTTGAGGAGAAGATCGAACTCCTCCACGGATCGCTCGACCCGGACGGGAAGGCGACCGGCTACGTCCCCGCGAACGATCGGGTCGGCACCCCGCCGTTGAAGATGGTCGACGGCCCGCTCGGCGTGCGGGCGATGGGGGAGCGGGCGACCGCGTTTCCCTCGTCGATCTCGCTCGCGTCGTCGTGGCGGCCGGACCTGGCCCGGGAGTTCGGCGCGGCGCTCGGTCGAGAGACCGCTGCCCACGATCAGGACGTCTTGCTCGGACCGGGCGTCAACATCGTCCGGGTCCCACACGGCGGACGGAACTTCGAGTACTACAGCGAGGATCCGCACCTCACGTCCCGGGTCGGCGTCGGAACCATCGACGGCATCCAGTCGGAAGGGGTCGCGGCGACGGTCAAACATTACGTTGCGAACAACCAGGAGACGAACCGCTACGAGGTCAGCGCCGACGTCAGCGAGCGGGCGCTGCGCGAAATTTACCTGCCTGCGTTCCGCGCGGCCGTCGAGGAGGCCGACGTCCTGTCCGTGATGACGGCGTACAACCGGGTCAACGGCACCCACATGAGCGATCATGAGCGTCTCCTCACGGACGTCCTGAAAGACGAGTGGAGGTTCGACGGCGTCGTCGTCTCCGACTGGTGGGGCACCCGCAGCACCGGCGACGCGGCGCTGGCCGGCCTTGACCTCGAGATGCCCGGCGTCGAACTCAAGGAGTACATCCCCGAGGAGGCGGCCGAGGCGGTGGACGCGACTGACGACGAGGACGGCGAACTGCCGCCGCTTCCCGACGTGCCGGCTTACTTCGGCGAGCCGCTCCGCGAGGCCGCCGAGGCCGGCGAGGTCGACGAGTCGGTGCTCGACGAGAAGCTCTCGCGGCTCTTCGGGCTCATGGAGGCGACCGGTTGCTTCGACGACGGGGACCGCGAGGGCGTGCTCGACACCGAGGAGCACCGTCGGCTGGCCCGTGAGATAGCGATCGAGGGGACGGTCATGCTACGAAACGACGACGCGCTCCCCCTCGCGGCGGACGATTCGATCGCCCTCGTCGGGCCGAACGCCGACGCGGCCAAGCTCGGCGGCGGGGGCTCCTCCGAGGTCTCGGCGTTCACCGAAACGAGCCCCCTCGAGGGACTCGAGGACCGCGCGGTCGATGTTCGGTTCGAACGCGGAGTCTCGCCGATCGCCGAATCGTCGTTCTTCGACGACGGCGATGACGACGATACCGCCGACGAGGAGACGAGCATCGACGACGCAGTCGCGGCCGCTGCCGAGGCCGACTGCGCGGTGGTCGTCGCGCAGGACGACGCCTCTGAGTTCAAAGACCGGTCCGACATCGAACTCCCTGGCGACCAGAACGAGCTGATCTCGGCCGTCGCCGACGCCGCCGACCGGACGGTCGTCGTCCTCCGGACCAGCGGCCCCGTCGAGATGCCGTGGCTCGAGGCCGTCGACGCCGTTCTCGAGACGTGGTACCCCGGCCAGACCGACGGCGAGGCCCTCGCCGACGTCCTGTTCGGCGATGCCGATCCCGGCGGTCGGCTCCCGGTGACGTTCGGCCGATCGGCGGCGGACTATCCGACCGCCGACGAGGGGTCATTCCCGGGCGTCGACGACGTCGCCGACTACGACGAGGGCGTCTTCGTCGGCTACCGCCACTTCGACGAACATGACCTCGAGCCGCTGTTCCCGTTCGGACACGGGCTCTCGTACGCGACCATCGAGTACGAGGACGTCACCGTCACCGAGACCGACGACGGGGTCGAGGTCGCCGTCGACCTCCACAACGCGAGCGACCGCGCCGGCAAGGAGGTCGTCCAGGTCTACGCCGAGAGGGCGGCCGCGCCGGTTCCGACCCCTGAGCGCGAACTCGCCGGATTCGAACCGGTCTCGCTCGAGGCGGGCGAGTCGACGACGGTGACCGTCGCGCTCGAGGCCGAGGACTTCGCGTACTACGACGAAGACGACGGTTGGACGGTCCCCAGCGGGACGAACGGCGTCTCGGTGGGCCGATCGTCTCGAGACGCGGAAGCGACGATCGACGTCGACGTCTAA
- the katG gene encoding catalase/peroxidase HPI: MNRSNRDWWPNRLNLEILDQNASNVAPMDEEFDYAEEFQKLDLEEVKEDIEDVMMTSEDWWPADYGHYGPLFIRMAWHSAGTYRTSDGRGGASGGTQRFAPLNSWPDNANLDKARRVLWPVKQKYGRKLSWADLIVLAGNVALESMGFETYGFAGGREDEWEPDEAVDWGPETEWEDSDRFDEGDELQEPLAATVMGLIYVNPEGPGGEPDPEKSAERIRQSFGRMAMNDEETAALIAGGHTFGKVHGAGDAEEHMGPEPEASPIDQQGLGWQSSHGSGKGADTITSGIEGPWNATPTQWDTSYIDNLLEHEWEAETGPGGAWQWTTKSGELNGVAPGAEDPSEKEDVMMLTTDVALKRDPDYREILERFQENPDEFQEAFAKAWYKLIHRDMGPPERFLGPEVPEEEMLWQDPLPDADYELIGDEEIDELKERILASDLSVSQLVKTAWASASTYRDSDKRGGANGARIRLEPQRSWEVNEPDELETVLETYEEIQSAFNSSRSDDVRVSLADLIVLGGNAAVEKAAADAGYAVEVPFEPGRTDATQEQTAVESFEALEPQADGFRNYLGDGHERSAEELLVDRADLLDLTADEMTVLVGGMRALNANYKDSELGVFTDQPETLTNDFFVNLLDMGYEWEAADADSQQDIMEWESPSDGHEIYEVRDRETGEVEWAATRVDLVFGSNARLRAIAEVYASEDSEEKFVQDFVDAWHKVMTNDRFDLE; the protein is encoded by the coding sequence ATGAACCGGTCAAACCGAGATTGGTGGCCAAACAGGTTGAACCTGGAAATCCTCGATCAGAACGCGAGCAACGTCGCTCCGATGGACGAGGAGTTCGACTACGCCGAGGAGTTCCAGAAACTCGACCTGGAGGAAGTGAAGGAAGATATCGAAGATGTGATGATGACGTCAGAGGACTGGTGGCCAGCCGACTACGGTCACTACGGGCCGCTCTTCATTCGGATGGCGTGGCACAGCGCCGGCACGTACCGCACCAGCGACGGTCGCGGCGGCGCATCCGGCGGTACCCAGCGCTTCGCGCCTCTCAACAGTTGGCCCGACAACGCCAACCTCGACAAGGCCCGGCGGGTGCTCTGGCCGGTCAAGCAGAAATACGGCCGCAAACTCTCGTGGGCCGACCTGATCGTCCTGGCCGGGAACGTCGCCCTCGAGTCGATGGGCTTCGAGACGTACGGCTTCGCCGGCGGCCGCGAGGACGAGTGGGAGCCGGACGAGGCCGTCGACTGGGGTCCCGAAACCGAGTGGGAAGACTCCGACCGCTTCGACGAAGGCGACGAACTCCAAGAGCCGCTGGCCGCCACCGTGATGGGTCTGATCTACGTGAACCCGGAGGGACCGGGCGGTGAGCCGGACCCGGAGAAGTCGGCGGAACGTATTCGACAGTCATTCGGCCGGATGGCGATGAACGACGAGGAAACGGCCGCGCTCATCGCCGGCGGACACACCTTCGGGAAGGTCCACGGCGCCGGCGACGCCGAGGAACACATGGGTCCCGAACCCGAGGCGTCCCCAATCGACCAGCAGGGTCTCGGCTGGCAGAGCAGCCACGGCTCCGGGAAAGGAGCCGACACAATCACCAGCGGTATCGAAGGGCCGTGGAACGCCACGCCGACCCAGTGGGACACGAGCTATATCGACAACCTGCTCGAGCACGAGTGGGAGGCAGAGACGGGGCCAGGCGGTGCGTGGCAGTGGACCACGAAGAGCGGCGAACTCAACGGCGTTGCACCTGGCGCCGAGGACCCGTCGGAGAAGGAAGACGTGATGATGCTCACGACGGACGTCGCCCTCAAGCGAGATCCCGACTACCGAGAGATCCTCGAGCGGTTCCAGGAGAACCCCGACGAGTTCCAGGAGGCCTTCGCGAAGGCGTGGTACAAGCTGATCCACCGCGACATGGGCCCGCCGGAGCGGTTCCTCGGGCCGGAGGTTCCCGAGGAGGAGATGCTCTGGCAGGATCCCCTCCCCGACGCCGACTACGAGCTTATCGGCGACGAGGAGATCGACGAACTCAAGGAACGCATCCTCGCGTCGGACCTGTCCGTCTCTCAGCTTGTCAAGACCGCCTGGGCATCGGCGTCGACCTACCGCGACAGCGACAAGCGCGGCGGCGCCAACGGCGCCCGGATCCGCCTCGAGCCCCAGCGCAGCTGGGAAGTCAACGAGCCCGACGAGCTCGAGACGGTCCTCGAGACCTACGAAGAGATCCAATCGGCGTTCAACAGTTCCCGATCCGACGACGTGCGGGTCTCGCTGGCCGACCTGATCGTGCTAGGCGGCAACGCGGCCGTCGAGAAGGCCGCGGCTGACGCCGGCTACGCCGTGGAGGTTCCGTTCGAGCCGGGCCGTACCGACGCCACCCAGGAACAAACCGCCGTCGAGTCCTTCGAGGCGCTCGAACCCCAGGCCGACGGGTTCCGTAACTACCTCGGCGACGGCCACGAGCGATCGGCGGAGGAGCTGCTGGTCGACAGGGCCGACCTCCTCGACCTGACGGCCGACGAGATGACGGTGCTGGTCGGCGGCATGCGCGCGCTGAACGCCAACTACAAGGACTCCGAACTCGGCGTCTTCACCGACCAGCCGGAGACGCTGACCAATGACTTCTTCGTGAACCTGCTCGACATGGGCTACGAGTGGGAAGCGGCGGACGCGGACTCCCAGCAGGACATCATGGAGTGGGAGTCGCCCTCGGACGGCCACGAGATCTACGAGGTACGCGACCGCGAAACTGGCGAGGTCGAGTGGGCCGCGACCCGCGTGGATCTCGTCTTCGGTTCGAACGCCCGACTCCGAGCCATCGCGGAGGTCTACGCGTCCGAAGACAGCGAGGAGAAGTTCGTGCAGGACTTCGTCGACGCCTGGCACAAAGTGATGACCAACGACCGCTTCGACCTCGAGTAA
- a CDS encoding helix-turn-helix domain-containing protein has protein sequence MGLIAEFRMTSEQLPLVDVAEGVPEATVEFESVQGHPSGAPTFIVRVAGADADAIKAAFADADSVTDHSLVVADGATRRYRCRPTGNPPTDLELLADNGSIPDRVLATPSGWEERRWFADREEFDQFRTFCRANDYELQLDRLVEADEGPDGRVTSPFGTGDRSRPREMTEAQQEALVTAHKMGYFDTPRTATMADVADELGVASASLSERLRRAQNHLIAEFRRSSSIKPRIN, from the coding sequence ATGGGACTGATCGCGGAGTTCCGGATGACCTCCGAGCAGCTGCCGCTGGTCGACGTGGCGGAGGGCGTGCCCGAAGCAACCGTCGAGTTCGAGTCGGTCCAGGGGCACCCGTCGGGGGCGCCGACGTTCATCGTGCGGGTCGCGGGCGCCGACGCTGACGCGATCAAGGCGGCGTTCGCCGACGCCGACTCGGTGACCGACCACTCGCTGGTCGTCGCCGACGGGGCGACACGGCGCTACCGCTGTCGCCCGACCGGCAACCCGCCGACGGACCTGGAACTACTCGCGGACAACGGGTCGATCCCCGACCGGGTGCTCGCCACGCCGAGCGGCTGGGAGGAGCGGCGCTGGTTCGCCGACCGCGAGGAGTTCGACCAGTTCCGAACGTTCTGCCGGGCCAACGACTACGAACTCCAGCTGGACCGCCTCGTGGAGGCCGACGAAGGGCCGGACGGGAGGGTGACAAGCCCGTTCGGGACCGGTGACCGTTCTCGGCCGCGCGAGATGACCGAGGCCCAGCAGGAGGCGCTCGTCACCGCCCACAAGATGGGTTACTTCGACACGCCGCGGACCGCCACGATGGCCGACGTCGCTGACGAACTCGGCGTCGCGTCCGCGTCGCTCTCCGAGCGACTGCGCCGCGCACAGAACCACCTCATCGCGGAGTTTCGACGCAGCTCTAGCATAAAACCCCGAATAAATTAG
- a CDS encoding MFS transporter: MSEQGEKSWLTIGTLLLATTLVALSGGIVNPILPAIENAFPNVPNAGTLAQLVSTLTGLIIAIFAPIIGVLVDRYGRKSILVGSIIIYGIGPSLAYFLDSLYLILATRVFLGIAVAGIMVSSTTLIADYFSGKRRETVMGWQGAMMPFGAAVAMVAGGVIADLNWRTAFLTYLVAFLMLPLVVRYIDEPDIDTNGEETSLPSLTEVREILSGLPLAFLAGVYLTMFIGMIGYNQINVEIPFYLQTVTSVSGTMTGIAIAAVSVAAGLVSLNFDRIRERLHPVAIIACIFAAAGVGFLIAGLTGSYWIIVVGIIIAGAGLILLTPTMNYWVASRITEQYRGRALSGVTTTQFLGMFMSPIAAQPLISSLGNGQALVAMGGLGFGLMVLFAVMALRGRSVSDTASPPQPND; the protein is encoded by the coding sequence ATGTCTGAACAGGGAGAGAAATCATGGCTGACGATCGGAACGTTACTGCTGGCGACGACGCTGGTCGCACTTTCCGGCGGCATCGTCAATCCGATCCTGCCGGCGATCGAGAACGCGTTCCCGAACGTGCCGAACGCCGGAACGCTCGCGCAGTTGGTCAGCACACTGACCGGACTGATCATCGCCATCTTCGCGCCGATCATCGGCGTGCTGGTGGATCGATACGGTCGCAAGTCGATTCTGGTCGGTTCGATTATCATCTACGGAATCGGCCCGAGTTTGGCGTACTTCCTCGACTCACTGTACCTGATCCTCGCGACCCGGGTCTTCCTCGGGATCGCCGTCGCCGGGATCATGGTGAGTTCGACGACCCTCATCGCCGACTACTTCTCGGGCAAGCGTCGGGAAACCGTGATGGGCTGGCAGGGCGCGATGATGCCGTTCGGCGCCGCCGTCGCCATGGTTGCGGGCGGCGTCATCGCCGACCTCAACTGGCGGACCGCGTTCCTGACCTACCTCGTCGCGTTTCTCATGCTCCCGCTCGTCGTCCGCTACATCGACGAACCGGACATCGACACGAACGGCGAGGAGACGTCGCTCCCGTCGCTGACCGAGGTTCGTGAGATCCTCAGCGGGCTGCCGCTGGCGTTCCTCGCGGGCGTGTACCTGACGATGTTCATCGGCATGATCGGGTACAACCAGATCAACGTCGAGATTCCGTTCTACCTGCAGACGGTCACGTCGGTCAGCGGCACGATGACCGGCATCGCGATTGCCGCTGTCTCGGTCGCCGCCGGTCTCGTCTCGCTGAACTTCGACCGCATCCGCGAGCGACTCCACCCAGTGGCGATCATCGCGTGTATCTTCGCCGCGGCCGGCGTCGGCTTCCTGATCGCGGGGCTGACCGGGAGCTACTGGATCATCGTCGTCGGAATCATCATCGCGGGGGCTGGGCTCATCCTGCTCACGCCGACGATGAACTACTGGGTTGCATCCCGGATCACCGAACAGTACCGCGGCCGAGCGCTCAGCGGCGTCACGACGACCCAGTTCCTTGGGATGTTCATGTCGCCGATCGCCGCACAGCCGCTCATCAGCAGCCTCGGTAACGGCCAAGCGCTGGTTGCGATGGGTGGGCTAGGATTCGGGCTCATGGTTCTGTTCGCCGTCATGGCGCTGCGAGGGCGTTCGGTATCGGACACTGCCTCTCCGCCACAGCCGAACGACTGA
- a CDS encoding universal stress protein, translating to MAIETVLVAVGDQDSDRIDRLTSTAVEIADPLEATVIVAHVFPDEPASLPEGVLPIAGQHRPYVLSDAEYDEAVNPSAADDDSVADATIRHEIVHEIVDRLEETGVDYETRGAVGEPGDALVTLADEVDADRVVVGGRQRSPTDKVVFGSVAQDVLLSSPCPVTFVRD from the coding sequence ATGGCGATAGAAACCGTACTGGTAGCCGTCGGTGACCAGGACAGTGACCGTATCGACCGACTGACCTCGACCGCAGTCGAAATCGCCGATCCGCTCGAGGCGACGGTAATCGTCGCCCACGTGTTTCCCGACGAACCGGCATCCCTTCCTGAGGGCGTGTTGCCGATCGCGGGGCAACATCGACCGTACGTCCTCTCGGACGCGGAGTACGACGAGGCGGTCAACCCGTCCGCGGCGGACGACGACTCGGTCGCCGACGCCACGATTCGCCACGAAATCGTCCATGAGATCGTCGATCGACTCGAGGAGACCGGCGTCGATTACGAGACCCGCGGCGCGGTCGGCGAGCCGGGTGACGCGCTCGTGACGCTCGCGGACGAGGTCGACGCCGACCGAGTCGTCGTCGGCGGGCGGCAGCGATCGCCGACGGACAAGGTCGTGTTCGGAAGTGTCGCGCAGGACGTGCTTCTGTCGTCGCCGTGTCCGGTTACGTTTGTTCGCGACTAG
- a CDS encoding ABC transporter permease, with the protein MSEGPGDKAANEARADGGHVRTTPSSNSFFSDFWVNFVRWNLKAIRNPFVVVGSLVQPIIFLVLFTQVFGQIATSALGSGGGAGGITYETFLLPAIAMQVSLAAAAGSGIGLVNDMEEGMFEKTLVMPMSRSAMFLGKTAAEIVRIVVQIAIILALGTVLGANVATGFLGALGILGIGILFSLWFIALSNIMAIVTRDQESTIIGANLLQFPLLFVSTAFLPLSAMPDWIQVVATYNPITYGVDAARALMLDQDVMTVIEVTRFGGIWDTLVPAIAVLLALDIVLGGAMVYLLNRASSSAVQ; encoded by the coding sequence ATGAGCGAGGGCCCGGGAGACAAGGCCGCCAACGAGGCCCGCGCCGACGGTGGGCACGTCCGCACGACGCCGTCGAGCAATTCCTTTTTCAGCGACTTCTGGGTAAACTTCGTCCGCTGGAATCTGAAGGCGATACGCAACCCGTTCGTCGTCGTCGGGTCGCTCGTCCAACCGATCATTTTCCTCGTCCTGTTCACGCAGGTGTTCGGCCAGATCGCGACAAGCGCACTCGGTAGCGGTGGCGGGGCGGGGGGCATCACCTACGAGACGTTCCTGCTGCCCGCCATCGCGATGCAGGTGTCGCTGGCGGCCGCCGCGGGGTCGGGGATCGGTCTCGTCAACGACATGGAGGAGGGGATGTTCGAGAAGACGCTCGTGATGCCGATGAGCCGCTCGGCGATGTTCCTCGGCAAGACCGCCGCCGAGATCGTCCGGATCGTCGTCCAGATCGCCATCATCCTCGCGCTGGGCACGGTCCTCGGCGCGAACGTCGCCACCGGATTCCTCGGCGCCCTCGGGATCCTCGGCATCGGGATCCTCTTCTCGCTGTGGTTCATCGCGCTCTCGAACATCATGGCGATCGTCACGCGCGACCAGGAGTCGACGATTATCGGCGCGAACCTCTTGCAGTTCCCGCTGCTGTTCGTCTCGACCGCCTTCCTCCCGCTGAGTGCGATGCCCGACTGGATCCAGGTCGTCGCGACGTACAACCCGATCACCTACGGCGTCGACGCCGCACGCGCGCTCATGCTCGACCAGGACGTCATGACCGTCATCGAGGTCACCCGCTTCGGCGGTATCTGGGACACGCTCGTCCCCGCCATCGCCGTGCTCCTCGCGCTCGACATCGTGCTCGGCGGCGCCATGGTCTACCTGCTCAACCGCGCGTCAAGTTCCGCCGTCCAGTGA
- a CDS encoding glycoside hydrolase family 3 N-terminal domain-containing protein gives MTASPTYEDETAPVNERTADLLGRLTLREKAGQLSGLFASEVQADPYESYTLDDVEHAVREHAIGSVTPFATGFSSHNSPAVVPRIANRLQRIAREETRLGIPLLVPVDAVHGHANVKGATVFPHNLGMAATWNPALIRRAARATAAEMRATGATMNYSPNADVAREPRWGRTYETYGESPHLVGELAAAEVAGLQNADSNADDTGGDPSSRDPLETTAVAATVKHFPAYSAPARGEDAAPVDISPSTLHRVFVPPFDRAIDAGVAAVMPTYSAVDGEPAHGSRRYLTSLLRDDLGFDGLVQSDWHGVAFLYDRHRTASSPKEAAAQAVGAGLDVASIGGPEYAKHLCELVESGRLSEERLDESVRRVLELKFRLGLFDDPYVDPRRSREVVGRSAHRELSLECARESVVLLDNDDALPFNDPDEVLVTGPNADSLDALCGGWTVADLAADHGTTILEGLSNATDDDTTVAYEPGATVREEINIEAAADAAVGADAAVVVCGENWYVHEFGPKSMTGPNDAFPNRTQLRLPDAQRRLLERVADTGTPTVLVVATGRPLAIPDEVQVADATLAAFYPGYEAGQAIGEILIGATNPSGRLPISMPRSISQLPLVHDHRPHPQPLGGDEHPDAYDPLFAFGHGLSYAEFEYESIDCTADQIEVGNSLDVTVTVANRGDRAGTEVVQLYVRDIVSSRVTPVRELAGFDRVSIPSGEKQKATMTLKPSDLAVIYSDGSRVVEPGRFEVSSGGLSMSFTVVE, from the coding sequence GTGACGGCCTCGCCAACCTACGAAGACGAGACCGCGCCCGTCAACGAGCGGACGGCGGATCTCCTTGGGCGGCTGACCCTCAGGGAGAAGGCCGGCCAGCTCTCCGGTCTTTTCGCTTCGGAGGTGCAGGCGGATCCGTACGAGAGCTACACGCTCGACGACGTCGAGCACGCCGTTCGCGAGCACGCTATCGGCTCGGTCACGCCGTTCGCGACCGGCTTCTCGAGCCACAACAGTCCAGCTGTTGTGCCGCGAATCGCGAATCGCCTGCAACGGATCGCGCGAGAGGAGACGCGGCTCGGGATTCCGCTGCTCGTTCCAGTCGACGCGGTCCACGGGCACGCGAACGTGAAAGGAGCGACCGTCTTCCCGCACAACCTGGGGATGGCGGCGACCTGGAATCCGGCCCTGATCCGGCGAGCCGCTCGCGCGACGGCAGCCGAGATGCGGGCGACCGGCGCGACGATGAACTACTCCCCGAACGCGGACGTCGCGAGGGAACCGCGGTGGGGTCGTACCTACGAAACGTACGGCGAGTCTCCGCACCTCGTAGGCGAACTCGCAGCCGCGGAAGTCGCGGGCCTGCAGAATGCGGATTCAAATGCCGACGACACCGGCGGCGACCCGTCATCGCGTGATCCGCTCGAGACGACGGCGGTCGCGGCGACGGTGAAACACTTCCCGGCGTACAGCGCACCGGCACGGGGCGAGGACGCCGCGCCGGTCGACATCTCGCCTAGTACGCTGCACCGGGTCTTCGTCCCGCCCTTCGATCGCGCGATCGACGCCGGCGTTGCCGCCGTGATGCCGACCTACAGCGCGGTCGATGGCGAGCCAGCCCACGGTTCCCGACGATACCTCACGTCGCTGCTGCGGGATGATCTCGGCTTCGACGGGCTCGTCCAGTCAGACTGGCACGGGGTCGCGTTCCTGTACGATCGGCACCGAACCGCGTCGTCACCGAAAGAGGCGGCCGCGCAGGCGGTTGGGGCTGGTCTCGACGTGGCCTCAATCGGCGGCCCCGAGTACGCGAAGCACCTGTGCGAGTTGGTTGAGTCCGGTCGACTATCGGAGGAGCGGCTCGACGAGAGCGTTCGACGGGTGCTTGAGCTCAAGTTCCGGCTCGGCCTGTTCGACGATCCATACGTCGACCCCCGTCGGAGCCGGGAGGTAGTCGGGCGGAGCGCACACCGCGAGCTGTCGCTCGAGTGCGCTCGGGAATCGGTGGTGCTGCTGGACAACGATGATGCGTTGCCGTTCAATGACCCCGACGAGGTGCTGGTGACCGGACCGAACGCCGACTCCCTCGATGCTCTCTGTGGCGGCTGGACTGTCGCCGACCTCGCCGCGGATCACGGCACGACCATCCTCGAGGGGCTCTCGAACGCGACCGACGACGATACGACGGTCGCGTACGAACCGGGAGCCACCGTTCGTGAGGAAATCAATATCGAGGCGGCCGCGGATGCCGCGGTGGGCGCGGATGCGGCCGTCGTCGTCTGCGGAGAGAACTGGTACGTCCACGAGTTCGGTCCGAAGTCGATGACTGGACCGAACGACGCGTTCCCAAACCGGACGCAGCTTCGACTGCCCGACGCCCAGCGGCGACTACTCGAGCGCGTCGCCGACACGGGAACGCCGACAGTCCTCGTCGTCGCCACGGGTCGGCCGCTAGCGATCCCGGACGAAGTTCAGGTCGCCGACGCGACGCTCGCGGCTTTCTACCCGGGCTACGAGGCCGGCCAGGCAATCGGCGAAATCTTGATCGGCGCGACGAATCCATCCGGACGGCTTCCAATCTCGATGCCGAGATCGATCAGTCAACTGCCGCTTGTCCACGATCACCGTCCGCATCCTCAACCGCTCGGCGGTGACGAACACCCCGACGCGTACGATCCGTTGTTTGCGTTCGGACACGGGCTTAGTTATGCCGAGTTCGAGTACGAATCAATTGACTGTACCGCCGACCAGATTGAGGTTGGCAACTCGCTCGATGTCACCGTTACCGTCGCCAACCGCGGCGACCGCGCTGGGACGGAAGTCGTCCAGTTGTATGTCCGTGACATCGTCAGTTCGCGGGTGACGCCGGTCCGCGAGTTGGCGGGCTTCGACCGCGTTTCGATCCCCTCTGGCGAAAAACAGAAGGCGACGATGACGCTCAAGCCGTCAGATCTCGCCGTCATTTACTCAGACGGCTCGCGGGTCGTCGAACCGGGTCGGTTCGAAGTCTCGAGCGGCGGACTCTCGATGTCGTTCACAGTTGTTGAGTAA